A DNA window from Gammaproteobacteria bacterium contains the following coding sequences:
- the queA gene encoding tRNA preQ1(34) S-adenosylmethionine ribosyltransferase-isomerase QueA: MKAGRDATRDFGYHLPEDRIARYPAARRDRSRLLVAPGSGGPFEHRVFRDLPGLMRAGDVLVVNESRVLPVRLLGAKPTGARAEVFLLRPLGEERPSVAGGNDGRGRPAGGHMWEALVRPGGKLKPGRTVEVAPDLVVHIVDSTPDHGRIVRVETPLPVEEALERYGRVPLPPYLRRPDEPVDRARYQTVYARTPGSVAAPTAGLHFTRELMDALEAGGVRIACVTLHVGVATFRPAGPDGGDPRGPGEERYRITREAAARVAAARAGGGRVWAVGTTVVRTLESAADGTGGVRAGGGTTDLFIRPPFDFRVVDALITNFHLPHSTLLMLVAAFAGHERTMDAYREAIDQGYRFYSYGDAMAIA; this comes from the coding sequence ATGAAGGCCGGACGCGACGCCACCCGGGACTTCGGCTATCACCTCCCCGAAGACCGCATCGCGCGCTACCCGGCAGCGCGGCGCGACCGGAGCCGCCTGCTGGTCGCGCCCGGCTCCGGGGGACCCTTCGAGCATCGGGTGTTCCGCGACCTTCCCGGCCTGATGCGGGCCGGCGACGTCCTGGTGGTGAACGAGTCGCGGGTGCTCCCCGTGCGCCTGCTGGGAGCCAAGCCGACGGGCGCGCGCGCCGAGGTGTTCCTGCTGCGGCCGCTGGGGGAGGAGCGCCCATCGGTCGCGGGTGGCAACGATGGGCGCGGGCGCCCCGCCGGCGGCCACATGTGGGAGGCGCTGGTGCGGCCCGGCGGCAAGCTCAAGCCCGGGCGCACGGTGGAGGTCGCCCCCGACCTGGTGGTCCACATCGTCGACTCGACCCCCGACCACGGCCGCATCGTGCGCGTCGAGACTCCGCTGCCGGTCGAGGAGGCGCTCGAGCGCTACGGCCGCGTGCCGCTCCCCCCCTACCTGCGCCGCCCGGACGAGCCGGTGGATCGCGCGCGTTACCAGACGGTGTACGCGCGCACGCCGGGCTCGGTGGCCGCCCCCACCGCGGGCCTCCATTTCACCCGCGAGCTCATGGATGCGCTGGAGGCGGGCGGGGTGCGCATCGCGTGCGTCACTCTGCACGTGGGGGTGGCGACCTTCCGCCCGGCGGGGCCTGACGGCGGCGACCCGCGCGGTCCCGGCGAGGAACGCTACCGCATCACGCGCGAGGCTGCGGCGCGGGTCGCCGCGGCGCGCGCGGGCGGGGGACGGGTGTGGGCGGTGGGCACCACGGTGGTGCGGACGCTTGAGAGCGCGGCCGACGGGACGGGCGGGGTGCGGGCGGGCGGCGGCACGACCGATCTCTTCATCCGCCCGCCCTTCGACTTCCGGGTCGTCGACGCCCTCATCACCAACTTCCACCTGCCCCACTCGACCCTGCTCATGCTGGTGGCCGCCTTCGCCGGCCATGAGCGCACCATGGACGCGTATCGCGAAGCCATCGACCAGGGGTATCGGTTCTACTCCTACGGCGACGCGATGGCGATTGCGTGA
- the ruvB gene encoding Holliday junction branch migration DNA helicase RuvB has translation MTDRYDVTTPRELSGEGGAELSLRPASLAEFIGQAKVRETLSIAIAAARKRGDALDHLLFHGPPGLGKTTLALLLASEMGVGVKLTSGPVLEKPGDLVSILTNLNARDILFIDEIHRLRPIVEEFLYPAMEDFRVEIRLSDGPAARTVTMQIERFTLVGATTRFGLLTEPMRARFGMVERLDFYGPEELTRVVQRSADILGVDTTEEGTFELARRARGTPRVANRLLRRLRDYAEVRADSVISGEVARAGLRLLEVDEYGMDEMDARVLRTIIEKFGGGPVGLASLAVALSEDEGTLEEVYEPFLIQNGFLERTPRGRKTTERAHRRFGHPSTGKEGRSDAGPGGDGQSSLFRS, from the coding sequence GAGCTCTCCGGGGAGGGTGGTGCGGAGCTGTCCCTCCGCCCGGCCAGCCTGGCGGAGTTCATCGGTCAGGCGAAGGTCCGGGAAACGCTCTCCATCGCGATCGCGGCGGCCCGCAAGCGGGGCGACGCGCTCGACCACCTGCTCTTCCATGGTCCTCCCGGGCTCGGCAAGACCACCCTGGCGCTCCTGCTCGCCTCCGAGATGGGGGTCGGCGTCAAGTTGACCTCCGGGCCGGTGCTGGAGAAGCCCGGAGACCTGGTGAGCATCCTCACCAACCTGAACGCCCGGGACATCCTCTTCATCGACGAGATCCATCGGCTGCGGCCCATCGTCGAGGAATTCCTCTACCCCGCCATGGAGGATTTCCGCGTCGAGATCCGGCTCTCCGACGGACCGGCCGCGCGCACCGTCACCATGCAGATCGAGCGCTTCACCCTGGTGGGCGCCACGACCCGCTTCGGGCTGCTCACGGAACCGATGCGCGCGCGTTTCGGGATGGTCGAGCGGCTCGACTTCTACGGGCCCGAGGAGCTGACCCGGGTGGTTCAGCGGAGCGCGGACATCCTGGGGGTGGATACGACGGAAGAGGGCACCTTCGAGCTGGCGCGTCGCGCTCGGGGCACCCCCCGGGTGGCCAACCGGCTGCTGCGGCGGCTGCGCGACTACGCCGAGGTGCGCGCCGACAGCGTGATCAGCGGCGAGGTCGCGCGCGCGGGGCTCCGGCTGCTCGAGGTGGACGAGTACGGGATGGACGAGATGGATGCGCGCGTGCTGCGCACCATCATCGAGAAGTTCGGCGGGGGCCCGGTGGGGCTGGCTTCGCTGGCGGTGGCGCTGAGCGAGGACGAGGGAACCCTGGAGGAGGTCTACGAGCCGTTTCTGATCCAGAACGGCTTTCTGGAGCGCACCCCGCGCGGGCGCAAGACCACGGAGCGCGCCCACCGGCGGTTCGGCCATCCATCGACCGGGAAGGAGGGGCGCTCGGACGCCGGACCGGGCGGAGACGGCCAGTCGTCGCTCTTCCGGTCATGA